A genomic region of Vitis vinifera cultivar Pinot Noir 40024 chromosome 7, ASM3070453v1 contains the following coding sequences:
- the LOC100241561 gene encoding uncharacterized protein LOC100241561: MENQLQNKPRILCLHGFRTSAEILKKLVGKWPETVLGNLDLVFLDAPFPAQGKSDVEGLFDPPYYEWFQSNQDFTEYINFEECLAYIEDYMLKHGPFHGLLGFSQGAILAAALPGMQAQGVALTKVPKIKFLIIISGAKFGGSKFGSPKLAANAFSPPIPCPSLHFIGETDFMKQEGTALLESFVDPVVIHHPQGHTVPRLDEKAQETVLQFIQKIWSISLQEE; this comes from the exons atggaaaatcaaCTTCAAAACAAACCCAGAATTCTCTGCCTTCACGGCTTCAGAACAAGCGCCGAAATCCTCAAGAAACTGGTGGGAAAATGGCCGGAAACAGTGCTGGGAAATTTGGATCTCGTCTTCCTCGATGCCCCTTTTCCAGCCCAAGGAAAATCTGACGTCGAAGGCCTCTTTGATCCTCCCTATTATGAATGGTTCCAATCCAACCAG GATTTCACggaatatataaattttgaagaatgcCTTGCCTACATAGAAGATTACATGCTAAAGCATGGGCCCTTCCATGGTCTACTTGGTTTCTCCCAG GGTGCAATTTTGGCAGCTGCTTTGCCAGGGATGCAAGCACAG GGAGTGGCTCTTACAAAGGTCCCAAAGATCAAGTTTCTGATAATAATATCAGGGGCTAAATTTGGAGGATCTAAGTTCGGGTCTCCTAAGTTGGCTGCTAATGCATTTTCACCTCCCATCCCCTGCCCCTCCCTCCACTTTATAG GTGAGACGGATTTCATGAAGCAAGAGGGGACTGCTCTATTGGAATCATTTGTAGACCCTGTTGTAATTCATCATCCCCAGGGCCACACAGTTCCAAGACTTG ATGAGAAGGCCCAGGAAACCGTGCTCCAATTCATCCAGAAGATTTGGAGTATCTCGTTGCAGGAAGAGTAG
- the LOC100258780 gene encoding GLABRA2 expression modulator, whose amino-acid sequence MEQPNGEHTEQLSQSQPQSQSQPHSHSQSPDIDQNVKDGAQASNREVGSETHKAAPVTQKSVRWSSDLVTEYPSPKMSSSDGSNPYVDRSSVASNSPQFNFKNTMNSVRDVLGRWGRKVGEASKKAEDLAGNTWQHLKTSPSFADAAMGRIAQGTKVLAEGGYEKIFRHTFETVPEEQLQNSFACYLSTSAGPVMGILYVSTAKLAFCSDNPLSYKAGDQMEWSYYKVVIPLHQLKAINPSSSRSNPAEKYIQVISVDNHEFWYMGFLNYNGAVQCLQDALQTHDIQSV is encoded by the exons ATGGAGCAGCCCAACGGCGAGCATACGGAGCAGCTATCTCAATCGCAGCCGCAGTCTCAATCTCAACCGCATTCGCATTCGCAGTCGCCGGATATAGATCAGAACGTCAAAGATGGGGCTCAGGCATCGAATAGGGAGGTGGGATCAGAGACGCATAAGGCGGCGCCTGTGACGCAGAAGTCAGTGCGTTGGAGTTCGGACCTGGTGACGGAGTATCCTTCTCCGAAAATGTCGTCTTCTGATGGATCCAATCCCTATGTGGATCGTTCTTCCGTGGCCTCGAATTCACCGCAATTCAATTTCAAGA ATACGATGAACTCGGTTAGGGATGTGCTAGGGAGGTGGGGAAGGAAGGTGGGAGAAGCCTCTAAAAAGGCAGAGGATCTGGCTGGGAACACTTGGCAGCATT tGAAAACAAGCCCAAGTTTTGCTGATGCTGCCATGGGGAGAATTGCACAAGGAACGAAGGTTCTAGCAGAAGGTGGTTATGAGAAGATTTTTCGACACACATTTGAGACGGTTCCTGAGGAGCAACTTCAGAATTCATTTGCATGCTACTTATCTACATCAGCTGGGCCAGTCATGGGAATTTTATACGTATCTACTGCAAAGCTTGCATTTTGTAGTGACAATCCTCTTTCATATAAAGCTGGAGACCAGATGGAGTGGAGCTATTATAAG GTAGTTATCCCATTGCATCAGCTTAAGGCAATTAACCCTTCATCAAGCAGATCCAATCCTGCTGAAAAGTACATACAGGTTATCTCTGTGGACAACCATGAATTTTGGTACATGGGCTTTCTAAACTACAATGGTGCTGTGCAGTGCTTACAGGATGCTCTGCAAACTCACGACATACAGTCTGTGTAG
- the LOC100853773 gene encoding zinc-finger homeodomain protein 2 codes for MEFEDQEEHEEEIGLPTSYDSFGNSTRVKMATSGGEGSPAPRKPRYRECLKNHAVSIGGHAVDGCGEFMAAGAEGTLDALKCAACNCHRNFHRKEMEGGGEGFHHHHHPHQPQFSPYYRTPAGYLHVAAHHRPLALPSTSGGGGTHSRDDQEDVSNPSGAGSSKKRFRTKFTQEQKDKMFGLAESLGWRIQKHDEAVVQQFCSETGVKRHVLKVWMHNNKHTLGLPTRHTLQDALLVPGEPSSS; via the coding sequence ATGGAGTTTGAGGATCAAGAAGAGCACGAGGAAGAGATTGGGTTGCCGACCAGTTACGACTCCTTTGGAAACTCGACCAGAGTCAAAATGGCCACTTCTGGAGGCGAGGGTTCTCCTGCCCCCAGAAAGCCCAGGTACAGGGAGTGCCTGAAGAACCATGCCGTCAGCATCGGAGGGCACGCCGTCGATGGCTGCGGAGAGTTCATGGCGGCAGGAGCTGAAGGCACCCTGGACGCGCTGAAATGCGCGGCCTGCAACTGCCACCGCAACTTCCACCGCAAAGAGATGGAAGGCGGTGGGGAAGGCTtccaccatcaccaccacccCCACCAGCCGCAATTTTCGCCCTACTATAGGACGCCGGCGGGGTACCTGCACGTCGCAGCTCACCATAGGCCATTGGCTCTGCCGTCGACATCGGGTGGAGGCGGAACCCATAGCCGGGATGACCAAGAGGACGTGTCCAACCCTAGCGGAGCTGGGTCATCAAAGAAGAGGTTCAGGACCAAGTTCACGCAGGAGCAAAAGGATAAGATGTTCGGTTTGGCAGAGAGTTTGGGGTGGAGGATTCAGAAGCATGACGAGGCAGTGGTGCAGCAGTTCTGTAGCGAAACGGGCGTGAAACGTCATGTGCTCAAGGTTTGGATGCACAACAACAAGCACACCCTGG